The Vespula vulgaris chromosome 2, iyVesVulg1.1, whole genome shotgun sequence genome has a segment encoding these proteins:
- the LOC127072990 gene encoding putative pre-mRNA-splicing factor ATP-dependent RNA helicase PRP1 isoform X1 — translation MLHMKYELFIIDTYVWLWPVGLPFCDASETISGKQFPLLLACEETRIMSKRRIDVVDPYIKRRTIGSTSNNVPAAPTDTKNQVQINPYNGLPYTPRYHEFYKKRITLPVFEYRVDFMRLLANHQCIVLVGETGSGKTTQIPQWCVEYSRCIGSKGVACTSPRRVAAMSVAQRVSEEMDVCLGQEVGYSIRFEDCSSPKTMLKYMTDGMLLREGMSDPMLEAYQVILLDEAHERTLATDLLMGVLKEVIKQRPDLKLVIMSATLDAGKFQQYFDNAPLMNVPGRTHPVEIFYTPEPERDYLEAAIRTVIQIHVCEEVSGDLLLFLTGQEEIEEACKRIKREMDNLGPEVGELKCIPLYSTLPPNLQQRIFEPAPPNKPNGAIGRKVVVSTNIAETSLTIDGVVFVIDPGFAKQKVYNPRIRVESLLVSPISKASAQQRAGRAGRTRPGKCFRLYTEKAYKNEMQDNTYPEILRSNLGSVVLQLKKLGIDDLVHFDFMDPPAPETLMRALELLNYLAALDDDGNLTDLGAVMAEFPLDPQLAKMLIASCNHNCSNEILSITAMLSVPQCFVRPNESKKAADDAKMRFAHIDGDHLTLLNVYHAFKQNLEDPQWCYDNFVNYRSLKSGDNVRQQLSRIMDRFALKRTSTDFTSKDYYINIRKALVNGFFMQVAHLERTGHYLTIKDNQIVQLHPSTCLDHKPEWVIYNEFVLTTKNYIRTVTDIKPDWLLKIAPQYYDLQNFPQCEAKRQLEVIQAKLDSKQYQEGF, via the exons atgttgcaTATGAAGTATGAGCTTTTtatcatagatacatac GTTTGGCTTTGGCCTGTTGGCTTGCCATTTTGTGACGCCTCGGAAACGATTTCAGGTAAACAGTTTCCGCTGTTGCTTGCCTGCGAGGAGACAAGAATTATGTCGAAACGTAGGATTGATGTTGTTGATCCCTATATCAAACGAAGAAC AATTGGATCAACATCTAATAATGTGCCTGCAGCTCCTACTGACACAAAAAATCAAGTTCAAATTAACCCATATAATGGACTTCCTTATACACCACGCTAccatgaattttataaaaagaggaTAACACTACCTGTGTTCGAATATCGTGTTGATTTCATGAGGCTTTTAGCAAATCATCAGTGCATAGTGCTTGTAGGAGAAACAGGATCAGGAAAAACTACACAGATACCACAATGGTGCGTAGAGTATTCAAGATGTATAGGAAGCAAGGGTGTAGCATGTACTTCACCAAGAAGAGTAGCAGCAATGTCTGTTGCACAAAGAGTTTCGGAAGAAATGGATGTTTGTTTAG gTCAAGAAGTTGGATATAGTATTCGTTTTGAAGACTGTAGTTCTCCGAAAACTATGTTGAAGTATATGACAGATGGTATGCTTCTACGTGAAGGCATGTCTGATCCTATGCTTGAAGCATATCAAGTAATTTTACTTGATGAAGCTCATGAAAGAACTTTAGCTACCGATTTACTTATGGGTGTTTTAAAAGAAGTGATAAAGCAAAGACCAGATTTAAAGCTTGTAATTATGAGTGCAACTTTAGATGCTGGAAAATTTCAACAGTATTTTGATAATGCGCCACTCATGAATGTACCTGGTAGAACACATCcagttgaaattttttatacgccAGAACCAGAAAGAGATTATTTAGAAGCTGCTATTAGAACAGTTATTCAAATACATGTGTGTGAAGAAGTGAGTGGAgatctacttttatttttaactggtcaagaagaaattgaagaagcttgtaaaagaatcaaaagagaaatggaTAATTTAGGTCCTGAAGTTGGTGAACTCAAGTGTATTCCACTATATTCAACATTACCTCCAAATCTTCAACAAAGAATTTTTGAACCTGCTCCTCCAAACAAACCGAATGGTGCTATTGGTCGAAAGGTTGTAGTATCAACTAACATAGCAGAAACATCATTAACAATAGATGGTGTAGTCTTTGTGATTGATCCTGGTTTTGCCAAACAAAAG GTCTATAATCCCAGAATTCGTGTAGAGTCACTTCTTGTATCACCGATTAGTAAAGCTTCTGCACAACAACGTGCTGGTCGTGCAGGTCGTACTCGTCCAGGCAAATGTTTTAGGCTATATACAGAAAAGGCATATAAAAATGAGATGCAAGATAATACTTATCCAGAGATTCTGCGATCAAATCTTGGAAGCGTTGTGTTGCAATTAAAGAAGTTGGGGATCGATGATCtg GTACATTTTGATTTTATGGACCCACCTGCACCTGAAACTTTAATGAGAGCACTGGAGCTTCTGAATTATTTAGCAGCTCTTGATGATGATGGAAATTTAACAGACCTTGGAGCTGTAATGGCAGAATTTCCTTTGGATCCACAATTAGCCAAAATGTTAATTGCTTCTTGCAATCACAATTGTAGTAATGAGATACTTAGCATTACTGCTATGCTTTCAG TCCCACAGTGTTTTGTGAGGCCAAATGAATCGAAGAAGGCAGCAGATGATGCAAAAATGAGATTTGCACACATCGATGGTGATCATTTAACATTACTCAATGTTTACCATGCTTTCAAACAAA atttgGAAGATCCACAATGGTGTTACGACAATTTTGTCAATTACCGATCTTTAAAAAGTGGAGATAATGTCAGACAACAATTAAGTAGAATAATGGATAGGTTTGCTTTGAAACGCACTTCTACTGACTTCACGtcaaaagattattatataaatataaggaaAGCTCTTGTGAATGGTTTCTTCATGCAG GTGGCTCATTTAGAAAGAACAGGCCATTACTTAACAATTAAGGATAATCAAATTGTACAATTACACCCAAGCACTTGTTTGGACCACAAACCAGAATGGGTGATTTATAATGAATTTGTACTCACAaccaaaaattatattagaacAGTTACTGATATTAAAC ctGACTGGTTACTAAAGATAGCACCACAATATTATGATCTACAAAACTTTCCTCAATGTGAAGCAAAGAGGCAATTAGAAGTTATTCAAGCCAAATTGGATTCGAAACAGTATCAGGAAGGATTCTAA
- the LOC127073007 gene encoding grpE protein homolog 1, mitochondrial isoform X2 → MQEVLLVPVKKFYLKLSRTPCIFPWQKQGYSTVTEEKKNDGDAQTPLQEPTATEKKLKGEIELLMKEIVELKEVKNTLEDKYKRALADGENLRVRLTKQIEDAKLFGIQGFCKDLLDVADVLGKATESVPKNELTDKNPHLKTLYEGLIMTEAQLHKVFKKHGLISLNPINEKFDPNQHEALFQQEVEGKEPGIVVVVSKIGYKLHERIVRPALVGVAKG, encoded by the exons ATGCAAGAAGTATTATTAGTACCtgtgaaaaaattttatttaaa GTTGTCTCGAACACCTTGCATTTTTCCTTGGCAGAAGCAAGGTTACAGTACAGTaaccgaagaaaaaaagaatgatggAGATGCACAAACACCATTGCAGGAACCAACGGcaactgaaaaaaaattaaaaggagaaATTGAACTTCTTATGAAAGAAATAGTAGAGctaaaagaagtaaaaaatacattggaagataaatataaaagagcaTTAGCTGATGGAGAGAATCTTAGAGTTCGGTTGACCAAGCAAATTGAGGATGCCAAGCTTTTCGGTATTCAAGGTTTCTGTAAAGATCTTTTAGATGTAGCAGACGTATTAGGAAAAGCTACTGAAAGTGTCCCTAAGAATGAATTAACAGATAAAAATCCACATTTAAAAACACTTTATGAAGGTCTAATAATGACTGAAGCACAACTACATAAG GTTTTTAAGAAGCATGgtttaatatctttaaatcctattaatgaaaaatttgatcCAAACCAACATGAAGCATTATTTCAACAA gaaGTAGAAGGAAAGGAGCCAGGAATAGTTGTAGTCGTATCGAAGATTGGATACAAACTACATGAACGGATAGTTAGACCAGCATTGGTTGGCGTAGCAAAaggataa
- the LOC127073007 gene encoding grpE protein homolog 1, mitochondrial isoform X1: MALVTIPVAMKFARFTTDIIFQINKNSLPRLSRTPCIFPWQKQGYSTVTEEKKNDGDAQTPLQEPTATEKKLKGEIELLMKEIVELKEVKNTLEDKYKRALADGENLRVRLTKQIEDAKLFGIQGFCKDLLDVADVLGKATESVPKNELTDKNPHLKTLYEGLIMTEAQLHKVFKKHGLISLNPINEKFDPNQHEALFQQEVEGKEPGIVVVVSKIGYKLHERIVRPALVGVAKG; the protein is encoded by the exons aTGGCATTGGTCACGATACCGGTAGCAATGAAATTTGCCCGTTTTACAacagatattatatttcaaattaataaaaattcattaccTAG GTTGTCTCGAACACCTTGCATTTTTCCTTGGCAGAAGCAAGGTTACAGTACAGTaaccgaagaaaaaaagaatgatggAGATGCACAAACACCATTGCAGGAACCAACGGcaactgaaaaaaaattaaaaggagaaATTGAACTTCTTATGAAAGAAATAGTAGAGctaaaagaagtaaaaaatacattggaagataaatataaaagagcaTTAGCTGATGGAGAGAATCTTAGAGTTCGGTTGACCAAGCAAATTGAGGATGCCAAGCTTTTCGGTATTCAAGGTTTCTGTAAAGATCTTTTAGATGTAGCAGACGTATTAGGAAAAGCTACTGAAAGTGTCCCTAAGAATGAATTAACAGATAAAAATCCACATTTAAAAACACTTTATGAAGGTCTAATAATGACTGAAGCACAACTACATAAG GTTTTTAAGAAGCATGgtttaatatctttaaatcctattaatgaaaaatttgatcCAAACCAACATGAAGCATTATTTCAACAA gaaGTAGAAGGAAAGGAGCCAGGAATAGTTGTAGTCGTATCGAAGATTGGATACAAACTACATGAACGGATAGTTAGACCAGCATTGGTTGGCGTAGCAAAaggataa
- the LOC127072990 gene encoding ATP-dependent RNA helicase DHX15 homolog isoform X2 codes for MRLLANHQCIVLVGETGSGKTTQIPQWCVEYSRCIGSKGVACTSPRRVAAMSVAQRVSEEMDVCLGQEVGYSIRFEDCSSPKTMLKYMTDGMLLREGMSDPMLEAYQVILLDEAHERTLATDLLMGVLKEVIKQRPDLKLVIMSATLDAGKFQQYFDNAPLMNVPGRTHPVEIFYTPEPERDYLEAAIRTVIQIHVCEEVSGDLLLFLTGQEEIEEACKRIKREMDNLGPEVGELKCIPLYSTLPPNLQQRIFEPAPPNKPNGAIGRKVVVSTNIAETSLTIDGVVFVIDPGFAKQKVYNPRIRVESLLVSPISKASAQQRAGRAGRTRPGKCFRLYTEKAYKNEMQDNTYPEILRSNLGSVVLQLKKLGIDDLVHFDFMDPPAPETLMRALELLNYLAALDDDGNLTDLGAVMAEFPLDPQLAKMLIASCNHNCSNEILSITAMLSVPQCFVRPNESKKAADDAKMRFAHIDGDHLTLLNVYHAFKQNLEDPQWCYDNFVNYRSLKSGDNVRQQLSRIMDRFALKRTSTDFTSKDYYINIRKALVNGFFMQVAHLERTGHYLTIKDNQIVQLHPSTCLDHKPEWVIYNEFVLTTKNYIRTVTDIKPDWLLKIAPQYYDLQNFPQCEAKRQLEVIQAKLDSKQYQEGF; via the exons ATGAGGCTTTTAGCAAATCATCAGTGCATAGTGCTTGTAGGAGAAACAGGATCAGGAAAAACTACACAGATACCACAATGGTGCGTAGAGTATTCAAGATGTATAGGAAGCAAGGGTGTAGCATGTACTTCACCAAGAAGAGTAGCAGCAATGTCTGTTGCACAAAGAGTTTCGGAAGAAATGGATGTTTGTTTAG gTCAAGAAGTTGGATATAGTATTCGTTTTGAAGACTGTAGTTCTCCGAAAACTATGTTGAAGTATATGACAGATGGTATGCTTCTACGTGAAGGCATGTCTGATCCTATGCTTGAAGCATATCAAGTAATTTTACTTGATGAAGCTCATGAAAGAACTTTAGCTACCGATTTACTTATGGGTGTTTTAAAAGAAGTGATAAAGCAAAGACCAGATTTAAAGCTTGTAATTATGAGTGCAACTTTAGATGCTGGAAAATTTCAACAGTATTTTGATAATGCGCCACTCATGAATGTACCTGGTAGAACACATCcagttgaaattttttatacgccAGAACCAGAAAGAGATTATTTAGAAGCTGCTATTAGAACAGTTATTCAAATACATGTGTGTGAAGAAGTGAGTGGAgatctacttttatttttaactggtcaagaagaaattgaagaagcttgtaaaagaatcaaaagagaaatggaTAATTTAGGTCCTGAAGTTGGTGAACTCAAGTGTATTCCACTATATTCAACATTACCTCCAAATCTTCAACAAAGAATTTTTGAACCTGCTCCTCCAAACAAACCGAATGGTGCTATTGGTCGAAAGGTTGTAGTATCAACTAACATAGCAGAAACATCATTAACAATAGATGGTGTAGTCTTTGTGATTGATCCTGGTTTTGCCAAACAAAAG GTCTATAATCCCAGAATTCGTGTAGAGTCACTTCTTGTATCACCGATTAGTAAAGCTTCTGCACAACAACGTGCTGGTCGTGCAGGTCGTACTCGTCCAGGCAAATGTTTTAGGCTATATACAGAAAAGGCATATAAAAATGAGATGCAAGATAATACTTATCCAGAGATTCTGCGATCAAATCTTGGAAGCGTTGTGTTGCAATTAAAGAAGTTGGGGATCGATGATCtg GTACATTTTGATTTTATGGACCCACCTGCACCTGAAACTTTAATGAGAGCACTGGAGCTTCTGAATTATTTAGCAGCTCTTGATGATGATGGAAATTTAACAGACCTTGGAGCTGTAATGGCAGAATTTCCTTTGGATCCACAATTAGCCAAAATGTTAATTGCTTCTTGCAATCACAATTGTAGTAATGAGATACTTAGCATTACTGCTATGCTTTCAG TCCCACAGTGTTTTGTGAGGCCAAATGAATCGAAGAAGGCAGCAGATGATGCAAAAATGAGATTTGCACACATCGATGGTGATCATTTAACATTACTCAATGTTTACCATGCTTTCAAACAAA atttgGAAGATCCACAATGGTGTTACGACAATTTTGTCAATTACCGATCTTTAAAAAGTGGAGATAATGTCAGACAACAATTAAGTAGAATAATGGATAGGTTTGCTTTGAAACGCACTTCTACTGACTTCACGtcaaaagattattatataaatataaggaaAGCTCTTGTGAATGGTTTCTTCATGCAG GTGGCTCATTTAGAAAGAACAGGCCATTACTTAACAATTAAGGATAATCAAATTGTACAATTACACCCAAGCACTTGTTTGGACCACAAACCAGAATGGGTGATTTATAATGAATTTGTACTCACAaccaaaaattatattagaacAGTTACTGATATTAAAC ctGACTGGTTACTAAAGATAGCACCACAATATTATGATCTACAAAACTTTCCTCAATGTGAAGCAAAGAGGCAATTAGAAGTTATTCAAGCCAAATTGGATTCGAAACAGTATCAGGAAGGATTCTAA